The genomic stretch ccacgcactgatctggcgcggcagtggagtttcgccccggcgacacgcgtcggcgcgcagactgaagacgcgcgcgagcacctttgcctccaaatcccacagcggtaatccggcaaggaggttcgccgcttCGATCCACGGATctcccggatggccatgaccctctgggacgtgagcagcgcccgagctggccgccgcatcaggttcggcgcccacacaggggcgccgtagagggccatggaccgcacgatccccgcgtacaacctccggcaggaggcatttggccccccgaggtttggcaggagccgcttaagcgcagcccccgtccgctccaacttaggagccaaacgtcggaagtgttccacgaagttccatcgactgtcgaggacgagtcctagatacttcatcgtcgtctcgatgccgatggaaactcctcccgccgttatttgggacccacccggaggtggcgcgttcccgcggccatgaaagcacatggcctcggacttgtggagcgccacctcgagtcccaattgccggatcctgtcaacaactgtcgcaaccgctctcgccattaagttggccgccgcctggtgcgacctcccgtgcgctaacactagcgtatcgtcggcgtaacatattacgccgacgccgttcgggaggtcggtgcgcagcacccagtcgtaaccgatatcccacaggagcggtcccaaaaccgaaccctgtggaacaccgcgcgacatctctcgccgtttccattcgccctggtgaccggggtatatgacatacctgtctgtcaggtaggcctcgattatatGATGGAGGTAGGTAGgaacccggtgataccggagtgcctccagtatgcagctccagggtagggagttgaaggcgttggcgatgtccagagacaccgctacaacgaccttacccctggacactgcagtccccgtcgtgaggtcccttacgcgcatgatggcgtccaccgtggagcgccctctgcggaagccgaactggccatccgcgaggtccggcccagatccggacaagtgcgcgacgaggcggttcgaaatgatcctttcgaagacttttcccacctcgtcgagcagcacaatgggccggtacgcggacggagagtccgcagggcgccccggcttcttcacgaggaccagttttcccgtcttccactgaagcgggaactggcccctctccaagcatgcgctatagagacctattaatcgaggcccgagagcctccgaggccaggacccacgccttgccatgtaggccatcgggtcctggggcggtgttcttggcgcccatccggcgcaccgccgctctcagttctgcctcggtcacctccggaaatgtcgtcgtcgtcgtcgctgtggcccgcattgggcaccgcagggggatTTTTTTACGTTAAGGCGaagtattatatatataaaaaaatataagaaaaaaatgcgCAGTAAAATTGAATTTGCAGGGTCCACgacagttttttaattttatgcttatttgaaaatcgaaaacaaatatttaattataccgAAAAACAATTATCTTAAATACATAATGacagataatttaattaatctacTACAAAAGTTTAAGATTAAATAATgcattaaaattacttaatcgAAACCTGTTCTAAATGAGATTAGATTATAAGGAAAAtgcatgaataaaaataatatttataatcaatAAATGATAATCTGAAATATTGCTTTTTAGTTTATCTATTCGACGCTAGATGGCAGGACTTGTACCTTGtctaatgtttattgttttctattttttgttttatgtagttTTAGATCTTAAAGAATAACTCAtagaacaataatattatttttaataacatcgcCAGTTTAATAGCCTTCCATTAGTCTACTAAcgttatttttatgtctaacAAATCTAGTACATCTATTCACCACTAGATGGCGTTTACTCACCAGCTCCGCTCTGCCCAAACACGAAGTTGTCTGGTCTAAACAGCTGACCGTAAGGCCCAGACCTCACGGAGTCCATTGTGCCTGGCTCCAGGTCCACCAACACTGCACGTGGCACATATTTGCCTGGAACAAAATGTACacaattaaaacataacaatCACATGTGTACATCGCCTGTACTCAGCAATGGGCACTTAGAGTACACTTTCCCCAGAGGCGTGCTATGCTAAAATATGTTGTTGTAGTTGCTAGGAAATTTATTGGGTAGTACTTGATGGAAAGACTGAGAAGATTATGGTCATGACTCTCTCTTATAGTAAGTGAGTACTGAGAAGCTCAGCATCTACTGGCAAAGGCTGCAAGGGTTGcataggctattctgtaattgtcaattcgaaacacaAAGTGAGCTCGATCCCAGTGCCATtgtcattggttgtgaaaaTAATCTTGATCAATTACCCTCTTCAGTATCTCCCCAATCCCCTATTTCCCAGGTACTTCTTAaatcctaactcccaaaaggcaggCTAACGCATTTgtatctcctctggtgtttcaggcgGCCATGGACGGCGGCAATTGActtacatcaggtgatccgtctgttgtttaccggcttataacaatGCGAAAATGCGATCGAGCTTTGAATGTTTTGAATTGAATTAtagttagttatattataaaattgcaGAGCTGGACATAATGTATTTTCAAAAAGCAATTAACCCGTCCTAATTCCTAAACTATCGCATCACTTTATCTTTCTCATCTATCGTAATCAGCTATCAACATCAAACTCAAACATAGATAGTAGGTATCTAATAACTAATGTTTTATATTGGACCTAGGTATTTACTATAAGTCTATTTTTAGGATCTGATGGAATAATAACACATTATACTGAGGTATTGATAGTAAAGTACGTTGAAAATACTACTTAGAATGATGTCATACGACTTTAATTTGGCTCACTCAAATTACTCATACGTGATTGTGAATCGTAGGTGAGTTGCTACACGTAGCTCTACAGTTTTTATTCCACCAggtataatataacaatacctATTGTTTTGAGCCCCCTTTTTTGTgaggggcaaatcatccaatgacttaaaGGAGCTTTGGCCAAGGCGAGAAAaaaattactgactaaaaaattttttttatttcgagtcggagcctcggtaaccagCTAAATCGTCCGCAGTTCTGTGTCGTATTGCAAAAGCTTCAAGTTTACTAGAGAACGCTGCTACCTTTACGGGTAGTACTCACGTTTCTGTAAAATTAGTCCCCAACTACCCACGGGAAGAGATATACATccgaccattttttttttgagggatgaaagtcatccaatgacttctccataCGCCCTGGGCGAGCTGAGAGGAAGTGTCAACTCTTACTTATCAAAAACCACTCTATTTCTACTTATTTCGAGAACTCGTAGtgccaaaaaccaccccgtttctactcctatttcgagtcggagctccggtaatTGCTAgatccgcagctctggatctaTTGCAAAAGTTTCAATACTAGAGATTGCTGTTAACTCTACTGGGTACCTAGTTCTCAGGTTTCTGTGCGATGTACAGTCTCCTACTCGACCCACGGGAGGAGTAGGAGTGGTGAGATAATTACCGACTCTACCTTGACAATCATACCGGTGCCAAAAAAATCAATTTCCCATTATTTCTTTAtcatataatatcttctgatttcaTTCGTCGAAGTTCAAAAACAGAGAATCTACATATGACAAATCCATCTACATAAAACAACCTCGGAGCGCCCAATTTGAGTAATTTGATCACGGACCACGGTCATATGTCGTGTGAAGATAATTTGCCCGAGGTGATGTTAACAATACAATTGCTAACCTTGACATTACAACATGAACTATTTCATATGTAATTGGTGCCCACACCGGCTACACATACTATGTAATACGTAGCCAGTGCCGGCTAAGGGCcatgataccccgggcgaaaaattgtggcgcccacttgagggaagcaatatcaagtgttagttttttgcggatcTCATCGAcggcggcatcggcgccccccagaatttgtcgccctgggccatcgccacATCACGCCCCCCTAAGGCTGGCACTGAATGTAGCACATGTCAAGCCTGCGGACTACTTAGgtagttaccggggctccggctcgaaaagcaggagtaggaacggggtggtttttagtcagtaagagtctgacactctcctcactcaaggcgggagaagtcattgaacgattttcccccctcaaataTTCTCCGAATAAGCTAATGGTGACCGGTCGCAGTAAAATTACGTAACAGAacctttgtttacaaacatatcagATCGATGTTGTGACTGCATGGTTAGGGCAGTATCTCAATAACTGACTATTGTGTAAGGCCTAGCGCACATCGGCGGAGGCGTGGTGAAGATACTGagaataaatcaatttgaaataaaccataaatacaATGTCATACGGATGAGAAAACGGGGCATGCCAGCCAACTATGAGAGGCGTGGAGTGCGTCGtcaagcttttttttaaggggcaaaaataatctaatgacttctatcgccaaggcgaagcgagagggagtgttagactcttagtgactaaaacccaccccgttcctactcctgcttttccagccggagcccctataagcccgctaggtagtccgcagctccagaagaCATTAATTGATGGGCTAGTGGATTGaacatattttacttttttttttttgtaagtatatattttatgggtcgacgtttgaccgctatctcgcccgatggtaagtgatgatgcggcctacggtggagcacgtctgcccataagcaacctattcactcgggctttgaagacacctaggttatacccatcaggaaacacagattccggcaaggagatccactccctagcagttcgcacagggaagcttgaagcgaagcgcttcgtgcgagtggatgggatatctaccatgaagcggtgacgcctcgccgattgtcttgcggttcgatgatgaaaaggactaggccTGTGGACggcggcaaggagttccactccctagcagttcgcacaaggaagcttgaagcgaagggCATGTGAAGTGAAAGAAATAAAGGTTAATATAATGTTACCTGTGGACGCCTCATTGTAATACACCTTGATGCGTTCGAGCTGGAGATCGCTCTCTCCCTTGTAGATGCCGTTGGGGTCCACGCCATGCTCGTCTGATATTATCTCCCAGAACTGCGAAAGATGGAAcacaaattaatacaattaagTCAGATGTTATTTTCTGAAGAATACattgcccttagtacgagtttgctttactgcagcaacgtcacgccttttatctccgaaggcgTAGCAGATGTGtgcccagttttcaccatttgcaaGTActctataagtcccatgtaatagggggtgagcgtatagtactgggcacaattccagactccgtgttactactgagtttgaaaaaccgacaaaagctcagtaatactttgcccgacccgggaatagaAACCGAGCCTGTGGCAAAATCGTTTTCGCGTTTTGCCTTGTGGTAGCTCGCGCCCCCAGTGCACGCGAATATCGCCTAGTAGTGATCGACCGTAAATATTGTCGACTCTAACGTTTTACAAAGTACCTGTTTTTACTTGGCCAAATTCAAGGCCGGTAAAAATATGTTTGCCTAGCCCGGTAGTCGAAACGGGGATGTAAGAAATATTATGGGTCTAAAGAAGAGATGTAGCTATAGCCTATCAGGTACAAAGATCGGGGTAGAGAATTAAAAACCAAAGTAATGCTAGATCATCACTTTTACTATACTCAAATCAgatataacacaaaacattttcaGCAAATTTCATTACAGTTCATCCACTCGACAACAGATGGCGTTGTACTCAAACCGGCAACAATACGTAATGCGGCATTAGCAAACACGTTTCTTTTCATGCAATTTTACAATAACTAGGTCACGGTATCGTAATAATTGCCTTGCATTTTTTCTAGCAATTTCTTCTGTGCATGTTTATCGCGATACAAAGTGGTGATTATACACAAATTATCACGAATTATGGAGGTAGGTACTAATGGGAACGACCTTGGTATCATTTCACAACTCCACGCCCCCTAATTCTTATAGAAATTACTACTGAAAGTGCCAACTAACTTCTACTGAACATACGAAAACATTGGTATAAGAAAcacaacattattaatttaaatcgaATTATTTTCCtaacaaatacttaaaaaaacgtAAATTCAATATAACAAATTGGATTTTGAACGGCGAACAAATCATTTCTTATCTTCATCGGTAGAGAGCGCTGTTTTAACATAGATTTTCgtgaaaatttaatgaaaatacatAAACTAACCTTGGATCCAATTTGATTTCCACATTGTCCGGCCTGAACATGAACTATTTCACGcattttgatatgtttttataactatttaatgtagtttttaataaaaaatatgttcgaCACTCCGTGCTGAACAAATATCAAATGATTTTACAACATATCGTTTTATCTTACAACTTCTTCGAAGTGTTGATTGCCGACTGAACGGTGTTGCCGCGTAAgaaatttacttaattttgagGAGAATTTTATTTAGTGACCAggtgtaatattgttttaaatgtaaatcgactatttttactaaagttttgttaaaatatgtttatttctgTCACAGGATTGACCAATACGACCTTGTTTTGACGGTTACTTCAGTAATTGTAAAACTATTGAACAAAATCATGTAGTAATACGTAATTTTCGGATCTAGTTGAGGGCGCATCTTATTGTATCGTTCCACGCATGATATGATGCTCACGTAGAACATCCCGGTAGTCCTAATCACTTCACATTATTATTCTAAGagtgtgaaagtttatttgtttagatgtttgtccgacaatcacgctgaaactatcgaacggattttgatgaaatttggtatacagtcagggtatgagctgacttgggtgatagaatactttttattccacgggaaagTGAGTGAATTGTTAGCAAAAACtatgtagtaaataatattctaaggataagatttatttttttttaaggggggaaaatcatccaatgagttctccgaccttgggcgaagcgagacggattatcagactcttactgactaaaaaaccaccccgttcctactcctgtacttcgagccggagccccggtaaatccgctaggtagtccgcagcttcggatcaggcatcagctaaAATATCTGTACTAGGCAACACTTAACGTTATGTAATTTGTTGTTTCACCGTATGACTAATGTCACCAAAGGCAATTATCTTCTCAACAGCCgttaacgcacttgtaactcattTGGTGTTGCGGTccgggtgtttcttcaaaaactttaacttttatataacaaatcattattcttccgcgttattaagcattgtggtagcttattatattccatatttttattggattggttgagagcagtgtcacagctcaatttattgaaatcaaattttggttgaggataatgacgccgttaactttttgtaatttttttttgaagaatcgcTATTCGGCTGGCAAGCTTTTGATACGTCATCGGAGTTTAAAATACGTAATAATAcagatgtttttatttattgttgtaaaataaattctgtGAGCTAGCAACTCCAACTGATAAATAATGCAATAACTGATAAAAGATAAAATGATAACGTTTCAGGGAATATAACAAGACCAGTGACTTAGACCTCCCATAGcaaagaaaatctttatttttagagtttattttatattggtgGGAACGACCATAGTAACAGACCTCTACGTACGTACAAAACATTATGAAATGAGGGTTCAATATATAAAAGACGTATTAATTCGTCAttgaatcaatattttaatcgAAATCAAGGTGTGGTAGGTTttgtataaacatacaaacactataCATTCTTGGATTttgtaagataaataaatcCGTGAGTAAGGGtttgacatttcaaatatttttcaagataaaaatatcgccattcatttttattaaatatgatGTTGTAGGTATGAAAccattgtattttttaactaatatgTAGAAAATAGATATAGTATCTTATCATGATCGCGATCTATATCATAGTTTGATTTGATCTTTGGTAAAAATCGCCATTTGGGTATGAATTTGgcgggattttttttttataagactaCTCCCAGAGCAAATAGCGAAAAGGAGGTTTCTTTACCTTTACAGCATTTTTGACTAGCGATAAAGaaattacctaataaataaaatagactttaaatGTATTGTAACCCTTCTTATCAATTcagatacaatattttatttataattataccacagaataataagttaGATGTACTTGTGAATATTCTGCGTATGTGCATAAAAATCACAGACTAAGGAAATAGTCtgtgataaaaatatgtcaTCATAATAAAATGAGATCATTTATTTCCGAGACAAGTAAACACgcaaagaaaatgaaataaagtttagAAATTGTTCATTTAGAATTTGAGATAGTTAaaagtttcattttatttatgaaacttttTCAAAGACAGCTTTAAGATAAtaggaaaatgttttaactTGGCTGTCCAAGTAATTTCCCGCGCCTCAATCTAGCATTTTGAAAAGACGACAACTTGACAGCTAATGTCAGTGAACTGTGCGAACGTTCTGAAATAAAAGAGCTTTAAGAAAAGTGTTTTCAAAACAATCTAATAGATTAGcgtaaattaatatgaaaatacttctacattacatatttattattttatttacttttaaataataattttaatataacatacactttaataatttaatcaaacaTCAAACATATAATTAGCTTTCCGAACGAGTCAACCAAAGTCAACGGTCAGCTGGTCTGATGGTAACGAatgaaaacattacaaatattCCAATACAATGTCTTATAATACTCAAGTGAACTGTTGtctttataaatagaattacaataaatcaattaaaaatcaaataaacgcCATATAACCATGTATacagtttaataaaatagtctaaaacaaaaataaaccgcgataaataacaaaaatataacctaATTACCTGTGAAGTGATAATAGAGAAAATGTTGAGAGTTTTAAGATTTGCGGCGACTGCGGTGTTGTTGTTTACAGCCTATTTCGGCGATGTCATAGTGTTTCGGTCTAGGTATTCGAACTCCTTGCTGTTTCGAGCCATTTGTGACGTTTTAGTGCATGGAAGCTTGGGATTCTTCTCATCAATAGTTTTCTTCagtattgataataattattcctCGCTGGAGTACGATGGGACGCTACATATAGTTCTATGCACATTTTTCTCGTCCATAATCGATATTGATCATGTTTTCGTCGCTAAATCGATTTTTTTGAAGGTTTGTATTtctacctacattttttttattaaaaagagttGTATGTTgccttatttcaattaattttcttttaaatttctatGCCCCATAActaatgataaaaattaaagtcGGACATTACTGTGCAGtagtgggtttgattcctggTCTAAGTTTTTTTGTGACCCTCTTATTGTCATTCCTGGGTGTGAATGTGCAGACTACTTAGGTACATGTAAGCTTCAGACCTACTGAcaaccaatgtgacttttcccgaGTGACATGtactttgtaagattatttagataccattgACAATCAGTGAGGGAAAATATCATgaaacctgggcttacaatttctaattattataagtttgaaattgccaacccgcattgagcaagtgtgattaatgctcaaaccttctccgtgtgagaagagactcttggtcagcagtggccacttataggctgttgatgtgatgatgtgacACTTTACTGCAATGGCCACtgcaataattaaaaactatgttaaaaagtaattactttttaacatagcttttaaatgttatgtaataaaaactcagttgtaataattattacaactgagtttttattacataacatttcaACATTCCTTTCATCTAAGATGAGTCACAAGCTTGTTTAGTAACAGTGGCTACttttaggctgttgatgtgatgtgatgtgaaatctttactaatatataaagctgaagagtttgtttgtttgtttgaacccgctaatctccaaaactactgatcaaatttgaatatttctttttgtgttggatagtgcattgatcgaggaaggttataggctagaaaacattacgctacgatcaatagaagtCGAGCAGACCGGGTGACAACGCACGGAAGTAgcttaatatatatatttttttcgtttttcagGATATGGTCAACCTGAAACACCGAGGAATATTCCACTGCACGACGTTTTGGCTCGCCCTCACTGCTTTACTACTCTTCTACAGCTACATAAAGAAGAGAATAGAAGTATACATGTTTAGTTTCATGATTGTAATAGCATATATTACTCATCATTTACGCGATGGAACACGACGAGGCATTTGGCTTTACCCTTTGGGATCAACGCCACCTATTGACAAACGGCTGTACTATTTCATACTAGGCACTTTCCCGCATGTCAGTGCAATGTTGTTTAAAAGATATAAGCGCTATTTTAATTATCCTACTTTAGAAAGCACTTTTACtgtatgatttttaattttttgtttagtcAAATtgatttaagtaagtattagaCGATTTTTCAGTGAATGAtcttttataaagttttttctGTCAGTCTCGATATAGATAACAATATGATGCGGTCACTAATTATTGTAAGCGTctacaggtccgcatcgtacgcatcgtacgcatcggacggaacgcatcaaacggattgactgcgtccactgtatcggcagcgttcggattaccgacgcgagtattagcaatcggattgccgatgccACTTTCACTCgaatttttggcatcggcattccgtatgacgtcatcggtacgcatcgcatgtaggcattgccgatgagcggtccgtacgatgcggatcagtggacgcagttgtatgagtttctatacaagacaaactaaaatccgttgcgtgcgatgcgtcagATGCGGGTAAATCGGCGATGAAAATCTATtcataatattcttaattatatGCTGACTTAGCGATCGAGTTATATCGTAATTGGAGACTGACAGCAGTCcgtatctttttatattttgtgtatgACTGAGACTgaaaatgtatataaattataatattaaataaaaagaaatgtgatTGGGAAACTTAATGATAAATACTAGAAAATtctataagtaatttaatttgaattttattgccAAACCTGGGTTTTGAACCCAAGATCTCACAATCAGATGTAGCATTTGCaatatttaaatctaattagtcaatataaaaatgttttattattataattttattgagattgaataatttaaaatataattaatgcaatattttaaattgtaggGCTTTGATTAATGTGTGTTAAAGTTTAGGGTTGACTCTCCTGACATTGATAACTGACGGCTTTTgttaaaagaaaagtaaaaaaagtgtTGAAAATGTACGATACGAAAAACATCTTTATATTCCAATTAATGACCGAATTCTTGCATTACCAATGTAAGGATGGTCAGCCCTGTTTTCCATGTGATTTAAATTGGTGCATAAATgtctaataattaaatttttctatGGTTGGGCTATaggtataaaaatcaaattatacaCGGAATACAAACGTGCAAACTGTCACATCAAATGAATGTGATAAAGCCGTATATATGTGATCGCATAGGTGTGAGcgagagttttataaaaatttaattagtgCAGTTCGCACGTTTGTATCGTaccgtacgcatcgtacgcattctgtaTCATGTCAgtgtacgcatcgcacgtagtgccgatgatgcggtccgtacgatgcggatcagtggacgcagttgtatgagtttctatacaagacaaactaaaatacgTTGCGttcggtgcgtgcgatgcggacctgtggaaaCATATTTTAATGGCTCAACAAGTTGTAATATTGTTGTGATACttacattagaacttaaaaaggaattgttttagttttttctaccaataccaatattaattcttttgaaatatccaaataatagaataaataaagtttaggTAAGTTAATAGAAATTGCAAAGTGACAGTGACATTTGAATTCCCGCCAATCGCAATTATTTCTTATCTGTATTGTATCTTTTATGACAAATTGCGCCTAAAATCTGAAATGTGTGTAAAATTAAACACCTGTTACCTATGAGATTTCCGTAAAATGAATATCACTTCGTATTTATCTTGTAAAATAAGGACCTATTCTGAAGAAAATGAATATATTTGAGTACAAATTGAGTATtcctaaattattaatttattcctaaTTGTATTTTGTGACAAATCTATGGTAACTTCCATAAGTGACtgtctcatttattttaaaatttgtactAAAACGATTCATTTTCACTAATATCTGAGCATTTATTAAGTAGGAACTTGGGACCTAAATGTAaccgtttttatttttgtattttttattactatttaata from Spodoptera frugiperda isolate SF20-4 chromosome 19, AGI-APGP_CSIRO_Sfru_2.0, whole genome shotgun sequence encodes the following:
- the LOC118280828 gene encoding transmembrane protein 267; protein product: MLRVLRFAATAVLLFTAYFGDVIVFRSRYSNSLLFRAICDVLVHGSLGFFSSIVFFSIDNNYSSLEYDGTLHIVLCTFFSSIIDIDHVFVAKSIFLKDMVNLKHRGIFHCTTFWLALTALLLFYSYIKKRIEVYMFSFMIVIAYITHHLRDGTRRGIWLYPLGSTPPIDKRLYYFILGTFPHVSAMLFKRYKRYFNYPTLESTFTV